In Kutzneria kofuensis, the DNA window CGGCTGCCTCCAGCACCACCACGTCGACGTCGACCACCACGTCCTCGACGACCACCAGCTCCAAGCCCGGCGGCACCTCCCAGGGCGCTCCCCCGCCCGGCCGCTCCGGCGGCGGCCGCTGCGCGGCGTATCCGACGCCCGCCTGCACCGGCGTTCCGCCCGGCACCAAGCTCTCCGCCGTGACGCTCAACTCCGGCGACTCCTACCGCGTCAGCCAGGACGGGGCCGTGCTCGACGGCATGCACATCCCCGGCAACCTGCTCATCACCGCGCACAACGTGACCGTGCGCAACAGCCAGATCGACGGCTTCGTCACCGACGAGTACGAGAACGTCGACTACTCGTACACGATCCTGGACTCCACCGTCGGCCCCGCCTCCGGCTGCGACTCCCAGCCCGGCGTCGGCGAGGGCAGCTTCTACGCCCGCGGGGTGCTCATCCGCAACCACGGCGACGGTTTCCGCGACTCCGGCAACGACATCGAGATCCACGACTCGTACGTGCACCTGTGCTCCAACCCCGGCGACCACTCCGACGGCATCCAGAGCTACCAGGGCGGGCACAACCTCGTGCTGGACCACAACACCCTGGACCAGCGGGACGCCACGGACATCACCGCCCCGATCTTCCTCACCGACCTGACCAACACCGTGTCGGTGACCAACAACCTCGTGGCCGGCGGCACGTACTCCATCCAGGTCAAGGGCGCCGGCGGCACCGTTGTCGTGCGGGGCAACCGGATGGTGGACAAGTCCTGGGTGTACGGCCCGGTCGAGTCCGAGTGCGGCAACATCCAGTGGTCCGACAACACCCTGGTCACCATCGACTCGAACTACACGGTGACCTCGACGGTCGGCCCCCTCCCCTGCCACGGCTGACCGACTCGCGGGGGTTAACCGACCGGCTCCGCCACAACCGTCCGCCGCCGACGGCGCGTGACCAGATCCCGCAGCCATGCCCAGCGGTAGCGAACCCAGTACAGGACGCCGAACTGGTCCTCGTGCGGGGCGAGCTGCTTGGCCGTCCGCAGCAACGATCCGGAGGCGCCGACGAGCACGAACGTCAACCCGGTGACGGTGGCGAAGGCGGTCAGGTCGAAGGTGGCGGACCCGACGAGCGGGGCGACGAGGCTGGCGCAGATGGTCAGCGCCAGGTCACGGGCGCCAGGGTCCTTGCTCAGGTAGCGGGCCCGCAGCGCGGAGTAGAAGGCGCACAGGAAGATACCGGCGAAGGCGGCGACACCGACGAATCCCGTCTCCACAGTGGACAGGATGTACTGGTTGTCGAAAACCTCGTGCTTGCCGGCATACCAGGTGCCGGGGCCGTGCCCGAACAGCGGATGCAGGCTGATCTGCTTGGCGGCGACGGCGGAAGCGTAGGTGCGGTGGGAAATGCTGCTGTCGTTGCCGATGTTGGCGAACAGGTTGTACAGCGCGCCGAGCAGGCTCGGCACGGTGACCTTGATGACGCCGAGGAAAACGAGGCCGACGAGCAGCGTGTACCACCGGCGTTTCGCCGGCCAGCCGATGAAGAGCACGAGTCCGGCGCCGGCGACGCCGAGCACCGCCGAGCGGGAAATGGAGAACATCAGGCCGGCGGCGATGATGGCGCAGCAGATCCACCACCGCAGCACGGGTTCGCCGCGTCCCTTGGCCTGGAAGGCGAAATGCGCCGCCAGCGGCAGCAACATGGCGCACAGCACGCCGAACTCGATGGGGTGCCCGGTGGTTCCGGCGACCCGGGCCAGCGCCTCCCGCGTCTCGACGAAACCGTCGTCGGAGGTGAATCGCAGGCCCGGCAACACCATGTACTGGGTGAGGTCGAGCTTGAGGATGAACTGACAACAGCCGACCAATGCCACCCCGGTGCCACAAACCACGGCCGTCTTGAGCACCCGGTCCAACCGGATCAGGCCCCGCACGCCGTCGTTCATCATCAGTGCTACGGCGCAGTTGCCGGCGACCAGGACGATGGCGTGGTCGGAAAGCTTCACCTCGTCCGACGGCAACGGCCCGTAATTGGCGTAACCGTACGAAAAGAGCACGGCTATCGCGTACACGAAGATGCCGGTGCGAACCGGAGTCCGTCCCTTGGCCATGCCCAGGGTCAGCGTGAGCTGCGCGCACACCCAGCAGATTCCGGCGAACAGCGCCGCCACGTTGCCGGGCGTCAGCGACAGCGGAATTCCCTTGAACACCGCCCGCGCCGGCACGAGCATCAGCACCGCGACGAAGATGCAGATGAGCGTCGCGCCGTCGGCCATCGTCCGGGTCTTGCCCGGCAGGAAGTCGGTGGACATGTCAGGCGCCGCTCGACGCGGCAACGAGCGACTGTTCGTGCGACGAGCCGGCCCTGCGCCGCCGCGCCTGGTAGTAGCTCTCGAAGCTGTACGCGGCCACCAACGCGGCCACCACACCCATCACCACTGCCACCGCGGCGGCCCGGGTCTTGTTGCCGCGCTGGGCAACCGGAGTCGTCGGCTGCACGGCGACGTCGACCGTGATGTACGTCTGCGGCGGCGCGTTCAGCGCCTTCTGCCGGCCGGCCAGCTCCTGCTTGACCCGCTCCACGCACCGCCTGGCGATGTCCTGCGCGGCCTGAGCGTCCCGGCTGTCGCCCTCGACGAACACGAACGGCCCGGCGACGATCTGCTCCTGCTGGTTGGTGCTGCCGTTGGTCACCTTGTACGAGGGGTCACCGGTCGGTGACGCCCCGAGCGCGGCGGCCACCTCCGGCGTGTTCAGGGCCTGGATGACGATCGCCGCCGCGTTGTTCAGCCCCTGGTCGAAGTTCAGCAGCGGGTTGGTGACGGTGCCCTTGTCGGTCGGCAGCGCCGGCAGGCTGCCGCCGGCCAGCGGCTGGTCGAGCACCAGCACGGCGGTTGAGGTGTAGGTGACCGGGACGGTCAGGTAGATGCCGACCGCCGCCCCGACCGCGATGAGGAACGCCGGCACGGCAACGTACCAACGCCGGAACAGCACGAGCACCGTCTGCCAGAAGTCCATGTCCGGCTACACCGTCTCATGTGGAGCGTCGGGGCCGTCGGTCAGTGTGCCACGGACGGTCAGGACCGCCTTGTCCTTGGCCCGGGCGATCCGCACGGTCGGTGGGTCGAGCTCACCGGGAGAGCGGGTGAGCTCGGCCACGGTGTCGGGGGCGCGCAGCTTGCGGGATTCGCGCATCCGGTCACGGGCGTACGCGCCGCCGAGGCCCAGCAGCAGCACCAGCAGCAGGGCGACGCCGGTCAGCTGCAGCTTGACGGTCATCTTGGTGACCGGCGCGGTCGGGGAGATCACGTCGACCATGGACAGGTAGGTGATCGGCGGCGCGTTCAGGGCCTTCTGCCGGGCCACCAGCTCCTCGCGGAGCTTGTCCTGAGCCTTCTTCACCACCGCGCTGGCGGCCTCGGGCGTCGTGCTCTCGCCCTCCACGTACACGAACGGCCCGTTCTGGCTGCTGCTGAGCAGGTCCGGGCTGGTCGACCCGTCGTTGATCACGACGCTGGTCGCGCTGTGCGGCCCGGCGCCCAGGTCGGCCAGCTCCTGAGGGGTGTTCATGGCCTGGATCAGGATGCCGGTGGTGGTCTTGAGGCCGTCGTTGAAGTTGAGCAGCGGGTTGGTCAGGCCGCCGGGCTTGCTCGGGTCCAGCGACAGCGTGCCGCCGCCGGCCGGGGTGGCCAGCACCATGAACGCCCGCGACACGTAGTGCGTCGGCACCAGGGCGAACGTGACGGCCGCGGCCATCACGGCCAGCAGCACGACCGGGGGGCCGACGTAGCGGCGGCGTAGCAGACCCCACATGGATTTCCAGAATTCCATAGGCCCGTGCCCCTGTCCGTGAGCGCCGGGTCACGGCGACCGCCGGCATCCGAACAATCGATGACCTGCGGATTGTCGTTACAGACTAAGCCGAACGGCCTAGTCGACGTTGCTCCGAGGGCGCGGTTACGCGGGCGGGCGCGGACGCGATGTGAGGGGCATGGACTCACCTGCCCGCCCCCGGCTCGCCGGGCTGGACGGCATCCGGGGACTGGCGGCGCTGTTCGTGGTGCTGCACCACAGCTACCTGATGGCGTTTCCCGGCTTCCCCGAGACGCACGCGCCCGCTTGGACGGGTTTCCTGCTGTACGGGCATTTTGCCGTGGTGGTGTTCATCGTGCTGTCCGGTTTCTCGCTGGCGGTGTCGCCGGCGCGCAACGGCTGGCGGCTGGACAGCAAGGCCAAGTTCGCCCGCCGGCGCGCCTGGCGGATCCTGCCGCCGTACTGGCCGGCGTTGCTGTTCAGCCTGGTGATCGCGTGGACGCTGGCGCCGCAGCCCGGCGAGGGCGTGCCGACCGGCAAGTCCGTTGTGCTGTACGGGCTCCTGCTGCAGGACGTGTTCGGATCCCCCAGCCCGAACGGCGCCTTCTGGTCGATCGCCGTGGAGGCGCAGCTGTACTTCGTGTTCCCGCTCCTGCTGCTGGCGCTGCGCCGGGCGGGTGCGGCCGTGATGCTCGGCGTGGCAACGGCAATCGTGATGCTGATCGGTTTGCTGGCGCCGCATGTGTCCGCCGTGGACGCTCTCATGCGCTTCACACCGCAGTTCGCCGCCCTGTTCGCGGCCGGCGTGGTGGCCGCGGGGATCGTGCGAGCGGGCGAGAAGTGGCAGCGGGTTCGTTGGCAGTGGTGGTCTTTCGCCGCCGTGGTGCCGGTGATCGCGCTGATCGTGGTGATGGGGCCGGTGTGGACGACCGGCAACTTCATCTGGGTGGACCTCGCCGCCAGCCCCGCCGTCGCGCTGCTGCTGGTGGCCGTGGCGACCCGGCAGCCGAAGCCGTTGGTGCGCCTGCTCGACACGCGCCCCGTGCGCAGCCTCGGCTCGTTCTCCTACAGCCTGTACCTCACGCACGCGCCGATCGTCGTGGTGGTCTACACGGTCGTGGTCGGGCCGCTGTTCGGCACCGGTCTCGGGGCGTTCGGCGTGATGCTGCTGATCTGCGTGCCCGTGACGATCGCCTTCGCCCGCGGCTTCGCCGCCGTGTTCGAGATCCCGTTCGTCAAGCACCGCAGCTGGGCCGCGCTGCGGGCGGCGATGACCACCCGCACGGCGAAGCCCAAGATCGAGGAACCGGTTCCGGCCACCGACTGACCAAGATCAAGGCGCAATTCCTGACGTTCAACGTGTGGAATGCCCCCTTCCAAGCGCAACGGGCTGGGCCGGGGGCGGGGTTGCGGGTTACGGTGGTGGGTTAGCGCGGCACCAGGTCTCGGGCGATGCGGACCAGTTTGCGGGCCCGTCTGGTGGCCACGATCTGCTGCCGGCGGGCGTACATCTTGCCGATCTCCAGCAGCGCGCGGCGGCGCTGGTCCTCGGTGAGGAAGTCGCACTGCCGCACCCAACGCGTCATTTCCCGGCACTGCAGGGTGGTCGCGAAGTGCGCCTGCCACTTCGGCACGTCCAGCCGCCGCGCCAGGATCGACGGGGACTCGTGCTTCCAGTTCCGCTTGGCCAGCACCTCCGGCACGTGCCCCCACGGCCCGGCCAGCGCGAGCTTGGTGGCGTACACCTCGTCCTCGCGCAGCATGTTCCGCCGCTCGATGGGCGCCACCGGCTCCCGCCGCACCATGCCGTACAGCGGATCGATGATCAGGTGGCTCTCGTTGAGCAGCCGGAGCATCTCGGTCAACCGGACGACGGGATCGTCGGACCGCAACGCCGTTCCGTCGTAGGGCGCGGTCGCGGTGACGCCGTCCGGGCCGGTGTAGTCGACCTGGCTGGTGACCAGGATCAGCCGCGGGTCCTCGGCGAACGCGTCGAGGCCGCGGGACACGCAGTTGGGCGCGAGCCAGTCGTCGTCGCCGACCCAGCGGAAGAACTCGCCGCGGCCCAGCCGGATCACGCCGACGAAGTTGTTGAGCAGCCCCACGTTGACCGGGTTGCGGTGGTACACGACCCGCGAGTCCTCGGCGGCCAGCGACCGGCACAGCTCCTCGGTGCCGTCGGTGGACGCGTTGTCGCTGATCACCAGCTCGATATCGGCGTGGTCCTGGGCGAGCACCGAGCGCGCGACGGCCTCGATCCGCTCCACCCCGTTGTAGACCGGCAGGCCCACGGACACCAGCGGCATGACAACTCCTCACTCAGCGGGCGCGGGCCAGCCGCGTCCGCAGCTGCCGGAACTGCTCGACCGGCACCACCGTCAGCACGAACACCAGCATCCCGACCAGGCCGGGCAAGAACAGGTGCAGGAACACGCCGCCGTCGACCAGCCGGACGACGACCATCGTCGCGGCGGCGCACAGGACAGCGCCGATCGCGGGCCGGATCAGGGCCGGCAGCACCGGCAGCAGCGGGACGCCGGCGCGGTGCAGGGCAGCGACCGCCAGCGGCAGCGCCACCACGAGGGCGACGATCCCGTGCGCGATGGCGGCCCCACGGATGTTGTCCAGGTGCGTGCCGAACCACAGGGCCGGGATCAGCGCGATCGCCCAGCCGGCGTTCAACACCACCGTCGACCGCGTCGCGCCCATCGACGTCAGGATGTCGAACGCCAGCGACGTCAGCATCCGCACCACCATCAGCACGGTCAGGAACCGCAGCACATACGCCGATGGTCCCCACTGGTCCCCGTAGAGGAAGACCACCATGTACGGCGCGAGGACCGCCATCAGCACGGCGACCGGCAGGATCGCCGACACCAGCACCGGCACCGACCTGCGCACGCCGGTGGCCAGCGCCTCGGGTTCCTGCTCGGCGAGCCGGGAGAAGCTGGGGATCGACACGTAGCGGACGGCGGTGCCGACCAGTCCCGGCACCCAGTTGGAGACGTTGAACGCCAACAGGTAGTAGCCCAGGGCGGTCGCGCCGAGCACGTTGCCGACGATCACGTAGTCGGCGTTGAGCAGCACCGATTCCACGCCGAGGCTGGCCGCCAGCGGGATGCCGAACTTGAACAGCTTGACGGCGATCTCTCGGTCGAGGCCGAGCTTGAACGGCAGGTTTCCCATGCGCCACACCAGGATGCCGGTGACGACGGACCCCGCCACCTGGCCGCCGGCGAAGCTGTACGCCCCGGCACCACCGAACGCCAGCGGCACCGCGACCACGAAGTTGGCCGCCATGCCGATCATCGTCGCCTTGGTCAGGCGGTCCTGCTCGAACCGCCGCATCAGGGCGGCGCTGCGACACGACGTGATGCCGTCAACGATGATCACCACGGTCAGCAGCCGCACCACCGGCGCCGCGTCCGGCGTGCCCGACAGGGTGGCGAAGGCCGGCGCCCCGAAGAAGAACGCCGCGTACACCAGCGTGCTGAAGGCGATGGCGATGGAGGTGCCCGTCGGCGCCATGTCCTCCAGCTTGCCCCGCCACTGCACGCCGGCCGCGATCACGCCGATGTCGTTGACGTGCATGACAAACGCCGTCGCCGCCGCGGCGACCGCGAACACGCCGAAGTCGGCCGGCACCAGCAGCCGGGCCAGGATCAGGCCGATGGTGAAGGAACCGAGCTTGGTGCCGAGGTTGCCGACCAGGCTCCAGCGCAGGCCCCGGCCGGCCTTCCGGCCGATCGTGCCCACCTGCGCGGCGGTCTCCGCGGCCGTCGGCGCCCCGGCCTCACCCGTCCGCCCCGCCGCCCCGGCCAAGGCGCCCACTCGCGCCGCGGCCTCGTCCGGGCCCGGCCGTAACTCAGACTCGCTCAAGCCAGATCTCCCGCCAGAACGGCACGAACTCGCGCGGGCAGCTCGAGTTGTACACCCCGGCGCAGACGATGTCCTCCAGGATGATGCACGGGCTCTTCATGGTCAGCAGCTCGCCGGTCTTCTCGTCGATGCACTTGTCCACGCGCGCCTGCACCCGGGCGGTCTGGCCGCAGTAGCGGGCCATCTCGATCTCGAAGCCCATGCCGCGGTTGAGCATGTCCTCGTTGAGCGTGGCCAGAATGGCTTCCTTGCTCTTGACCCGCACCAGCTCGCCGGGCTGCAGGTTCAGGTGCGCGGTCGGCGTCTTCTTGCCGGGCTGGCCCTTGATGAAGCCCCAGCGCAGGCCCTCCTTGAACCAGAGCTTGCGCGGCAGCTTCTGCCGGCTGACGTCCTGCAGGCGGTTGAACAGCGACACCAGGAACGCCTTGAACGACGCCCACGCCGTGACGTTGCCGGTCTTCACGTCGGTCACGTACTGGCCGAGGTCGCGGAACGGCAGGCAGGTCGGCGCGGCCCGGAGCAACTCGGTGGCCTGGCAGGAGAACCGCTCGCCGCCGTCGGGGCCGGGGGCCTTGTGCGTGTTCTCCACCAGCAGCGGCAGGTCGATCCGTCCGGACGGCTTCGCCGGCACCGGCAGCGGCGTCCCCGGCTCGACGCGCTTGAGCCAGGCTTCCTTCCAGTACATGGAACACGCGGTCTGGCAGCCGCCGTGCGACGAGCCGTCGCAGCGGGCGCCGGCCAGGTGCACGGAGTTCTCCATCTTGCGGATGCCGCTGCGGCTGATGGTGTCGCACAGCTTGTGCGCCACCTTGTGCACGGTCATGCGCTGCCCGCAGAACCGGACCATCTCCGGCATGAACGGCAGGTTCTCCAGCTCGCCCCGGTCGTCGAGGGTGGCCAGGATCTCCTCGATGCTGCGCACCTCGACCAGGTCGCCGACGCGTAAGCCGAGCGTGGGCGCGGTGGTCACGGACTGGGTCATCTTCGGTGTCACTCCTTCACCAGGCCGGCGCCCCGCAGGGCGTCGGCGGCGTCCGCGACCGTGGCGAACGGCAGACCGGCACGTTGGGCGATGTCCAGCAGGCTGTGGTCGCCGTCGGACAGGTTGAGCACCCACAACATCGCCATTTGGGCCTGTTTCGTGTCACTTCGGCCGCCGAGCGAGTCGTACAGGCCGCGCCGGCCCAGCTGCGGCTCGCCGTACGGGCTCAGGTTCACGTAGCGGCGGTCGCGCTCCAGCACGGCCACCACCTCGCACAGCGTCTCCAGCGTGTCGGCCATCGACTCCTCCGTGACGAAGTCGGGGTTGTCGCCGGAGGTGTGGTACTCGGGGTAGCCGGCGTACGGCGTCCGGGTGAGGCTGCCGACGCCGAGGTTGAAGCCGGGCGAGCAGTACTGCCGCTCGTCGTAGCCGTACGGGGAGAAGTCGAGCACCCGGTGCGGCCGGCCGGATTCCCGCAGCACGTGCTCGACGGCCCGGTCCACCGGGGCGTCACCGCGCCGGCTTCGCTTGTACGTCAGCGATCCGCGGTCGCCGGCGCAGGCGAGCGTGAAGCCGCCGCGGATCCGGTCCACCCGCTCGAAGTTGCGGGCCAGCCAGGTGATCGCGCCGATCGTGCCGGGCGCGAAGATGAACCGGTAGGTGTGGCGGGGCTTCGTCGCGGCCAGCCGCTCGGCCAGCTCGACCGCCACCGCCACGCTCGCCATGTTGTCGTTGGCCAGCGACGGGTGGCAGACGTGGCAGGAGAAGATGATCTCGTCGGTCAGCTCGCCGGGGATCACGTGCTCGCCGTAGCTGAGATGCCCGTCCTCCAGAGTGGAGTCGATGAACACCTCGTAGTCCCCGTCCGGCAACGACTCCAGCACGTCGTGCCGCAGGCAGAAACCCCACGTCTCGGCGTAGTAGCTGGTGCGGTACGG includes these proteins:
- a CDS encoding right-handed parallel beta-helix repeat-containing protein — its product is MRHALPIAVVGVAAMVLTACTGSTPVADPVSTTPSDTTVSSTTAASSTTTSTSTTTSSTTTSSKPGGTSQGAPPPGRSGGGRCAAYPTPACTGVPPGTKLSAVTLNSGDSYRVSQDGAVLDGMHIPGNLLITAHNVTVRNSQIDGFVTDEYENVDYSYTILDSTVGPASGCDSQPGVGEGSFYARGVLIRNHGDGFRDSGNDIEIHDSYVHLCSNPGDHSDGIQSYQGGHNLVLDHNTLDQRDATDITAPIFLTDLTNTVSVTNNLVAGGTYSIQVKGAGGTVVVRGNRMVDKSWVYGPVESECGNIQWSDNTLVTIDSNYTVTSTVGPLPCHG
- a CDS encoding O-antigen ligase family protein is translated as MSTDFLPGKTRTMADGATLICIFVAVLMLVPARAVFKGIPLSLTPGNVAALFAGICWVCAQLTLTLGMAKGRTPVRTGIFVYAIAVLFSYGYANYGPLPSDEVKLSDHAIVLVAGNCAVALMMNDGVRGLIRLDRVLKTAVVCGTGVALVGCCQFILKLDLTQYMVLPGLRFTSDDGFVETREALARVAGTTGHPIEFGVLCAMLLPLAAHFAFQAKGRGEPVLRWWICCAIIAAGLMFSISRSAVLGVAGAGLVLFIGWPAKRRWYTLLVGLVFLGVIKVTVPSLLGALYNLFANIGNDSSISHRTYASAVAAKQISLHPLFGHGPGTWYAGKHEVFDNQYILSTVETGFVGVAAFAGIFLCAFYSALRARYLSKDPGARDLALTICASLVAPLVGSATFDLTAFATVTGLTFVLVGASGSLLRTAKQLAPHEDQFGVLYWVRYRWAWLRDLVTRRRRRTVVAEPVG
- a CDS encoding acyltransferase family protein, which gives rise to MDSPARPRLAGLDGIRGLAALFVVLHHSYLMAFPGFPETHAPAWTGFLLYGHFAVVVFIVLSGFSLAVSPARNGWRLDSKAKFARRRAWRILPPYWPALLFSLVIAWTLAPQPGEGVPTGKSVVLYGLLLQDVFGSPSPNGAFWSIAVEAQLYFVFPLLLLALRRAGAAVMLGVATAIVMLIGLLAPHVSAVDALMRFTPQFAALFAAGVVAAGIVRAGEKWQRVRWQWWSFAAVVPVIALIVVMGPVWTTGNFIWVDLAASPAVALLLVAVATRQPKPLVRLLDTRPVRSLGSFSYSLYLTHAPIVVVVYTVVVGPLFGTGLGAFGVMLLICVPVTIAFARGFAAVFEIPFVKHRSWAALRAAMTTRTAKPKIEEPVPATD
- a CDS encoding glycosyltransferase family 2 protein is translated as MPLVSVGLPVYNGVERIEAVARSVLAQDHADIELVISDNASTDGTEELCRSLAAEDSRVVYHRNPVNVGLLNNFVGVIRLGRGEFFRWVGDDDWLAPNCVSRGLDAFAEDPRLILVTSQVDYTGPDGVTATAPYDGTALRSDDPVVRLTEMLRLLNESHLIIDPLYGMVRREPVAPIERRNMLREDEVYATKLALAGPWGHVPEVLAKRNWKHESPSILARRLDVPKWQAHFATTLQCREMTRWVRQCDFLTEDQRRRALLEIGKMYARRQQIVATRRARKLVRIARDLVPR
- a CDS encoding oligosaccharide flippase family protein translates to MSESELRPGPDEAAARVGALAGAAGRTGEAGAPTAAETAAQVGTIGRKAGRGLRWSLVGNLGTKLGSFTIGLILARLLVPADFGVFAVAAAATAFVMHVNDIGVIAAGVQWRGKLEDMAPTGTSIAIAFSTLVYAAFFFGAPAFATLSGTPDAAPVVRLLTVVIIVDGITSCRSAALMRRFEQDRLTKATMIGMAANFVVAVPLAFGGAGAYSFAGGQVAGSVVTGILVWRMGNLPFKLGLDREIAVKLFKFGIPLAASLGVESVLLNADYVIVGNVLGATALGYYLLAFNVSNWVPGLVGTAVRYVSIPSFSRLAEQEPEALATGVRRSVPVLVSAILPVAVLMAVLAPYMVVFLYGDQWGPSAYVLRFLTVLMVVRMLTSLAFDILTSMGATRSTVVLNAGWAIALIPALWFGTHLDNIRGAAIAHGIVALVVALPLAVAALHRAGVPLLPVLPALIRPAIGAVLCAAATMVVVRLVDGGVFLHLFLPGLVGMLVFVLTVVPVEQFRQLRTRLARAR
- a CDS encoding DUF4910 domain-containing protein codes for the protein MKELVERLYPVCRSITGNGLRRTLEIVGEHIELAVSEVPTGTPVLDWTVPREWNIRDAWVKDAGGRKVIDFAEHNLHVVGYSTPVHATMPLAELREHLHTLPDQPTLIPYRTSYYAETWGFCLRHDVLESLPDGDYEVFIDSTLEDGHLSYGEHVIPGELTDEIIFSCHVCHPSLANDNMASVAVAVELAERLAATKPRHTYRFIFAPGTIGAITWLARNFERVDRIRGGFTLACAGDRGSLTYKRSRRGDAPVDRAVEHVLRESGRPHRVLDFSPYGYDERQYCSPGFNLGVGSLTRTPYAGYPEYHTSGDNPDFVTEESMADTLETLCEVVAVLERDRRYVNLSPYGEPQLGRRGLYDSLGGRSDTKQAQMAMLWVLNLSDGDHSLLDIAQRAGLPFATVADAADALRGAGLVKE